In one window of Frigoriglobus tundricola DNA:
- a CDS encoding sigma factor-like helix-turn-helix DNA-binding protein, with protein sequence MSRFTLLRVASRSLRAQDQAVRPTDADLLARFAATHDELAFTELVARHGGMVRGTARRCVHDAHVAEDVYQAAFFVLARKAGAIRWRGTVAPWLHATTVRLARKARGRVCPAPASCAETMSPAADPSTTAAWAESCRVLDEELAALPDELRGPLVLCYLKGYSRDEAAAALACSLAMLKRRLERGRVLLRDRLTRRGVTLPAAGIGVLVCDLGAGTAATGETARAAVAFATRGTAPPDIVALVAPTRGGFAVKTIALLAAAAGVLACGITFASFSNSVSEAPYPSNDPPPAMPAEAKSSPDVPSEALPAHAVARLGSVRLRASGRVERMAFSPDGTRLATWSGDSHVTDELTIWDSKTGRALRRVALPGARVDLLAWLPDGRGVALVRSDFTNHEPLVWEFTDEKAAKPEVKPRPGTVTKFVVQGAPVQDDEHNACYAISPDGKVLAIGKAGQLDSDREVQLWELKTGVKVNALKPLKGGVIHPGNCGNIHFAPDGKTLVVFTATKHLGNNKWENEQLVTVWDVKTSKEKVRFKAPRPAANPRPAVNVFSTALAIGLESGDTSMWDLTTGKERTLATEHKSKKPDGGYGTFCLAFAPDGKTLATGGRDHVTKLWDLASGKLVYSLTDHEWVEALAFDSSGKRLASAGQSGLIRLRDTATGANACPLPGHTQAVWSVALNRDGSRAVTAARDGTLRFWDVAAGTEQRSIPVGAQGLTLSPDGKTVLAATEEGKLRTWDRATGRETTPANLPVDMKSRHLSFTPDGKHLIAAGGPQVTVFDWPGLKVVRAIDLPKPGTRAVPGPVEGENHCDTAAVSPDGKWLVTVAHRYWFRERDGLHYGYAADGIVDLWDLATGTRTRRLAEAEGTFRSGTFTADGRFVLVGAGGVVFRPDGSAGETFKGEMNLLDPVSGTHVRGFEVPPAAASVSFRYSGASALAPDGHTLYVSYNTGEIIGYEVATGRARRTLLGHRGYIGGLAFSGDGRRLISGSHDGTALVWDVTLTGATAPRPTPLTEAEVEKLWQTAGRDDAKTAFAAQVELLASPDEALKLLSRTLKPAPVPTDAALDRIFTDLDSDVFDTREKASKELDEYAEGAVPDVRKRLEAKPSAEVRQRADAFLKRFDGPALSPARLQQTRAVELLEALGTPAAKKQLTELASGASHAPLTRDARAALKRLGQP encoded by the coding sequence ATGTCTCGGTTCACGCTCCTTCGGGTGGCGTCGCGTTCGCTCCGGGCCCAGGACCAGGCGGTGCGGCCGACCGACGCGGACCTGCTGGCCCGCTTCGCCGCAACGCATGACGAACTCGCGTTCACCGAACTCGTCGCCCGGCACGGGGGGATGGTTCGCGGGACGGCGCGGCGGTGCGTTCACGACGCGCACGTGGCCGAGGACGTGTACCAGGCTGCATTTTTCGTTCTTGCCCGCAAGGCCGGCGCGATCCGCTGGAGGGGGACCGTCGCGCCCTGGCTGCACGCAACCACTGTGCGCCTCGCCCGCAAGGCCCGCGGTCGGGTTTGCCCGGCGCCCGCGTCGTGTGCCGAGACCATGTCACCGGCCGCGGACCCTTCAACGACCGCGGCATGGGCCGAGAGCTGCCGCGTGCTGGACGAAGAACTCGCCGCACTCCCGGACGAACTCCGTGGGCCGCTCGTCCTCTGTTACCTCAAGGGGTACTCCCGCGACGAGGCCGCCGCGGCACTTGCGTGTTCTCTGGCCATGCTGAAGCGCCGACTCGAACGCGGCCGGGTGCTCCTCCGCGACCGCCTGACGCGCCGGGGGGTCACCCTCCCCGCGGCCGGAATCGGGGTACTCGTGTGCGACCTCGGGGCCGGGACGGCCGCGACAGGAGAGACGGCCCGTGCCGCGGTCGCGTTCGCGACGCGCGGAACCGCTCCTCCCGATATCGTTGCCCTCGTCGCGCCAACACGGGGCGGGTTCGCGGTCAAGACGATCGCCCTCCTCGCGGCCGCGGCGGGAGTGCTGGCGTGTGGAATCACATTCGCGTCGTTCTCCAACTCCGTGAGCGAAGCCCCGTACCCGTCGAATGATCCGCCTCCCGCCATGCCCGCAGAAGCGAAGTCCTCCCCTGATGTTCCCAGTGAAGCGCTTCCCGCTCATGCGGTTGCCCGGCTGGGAAGCGTCCGTTTGCGGGCCAGCGGACGGGTTGAGCGAATGGCCTTCTCGCCGGACGGAACGCGGCTCGCGACGTGGAGCGGGGACTCCCACGTCACCGACGAACTGACGATCTGGGACTCGAAAACGGGGCGCGCGCTGCGCCGGGTCGCACTTCCCGGCGCACGGGTCGATCTCCTCGCGTGGTTGCCCGACGGGCGCGGGGTCGCGCTGGTCCGGTCCGATTTCACGAACCACGAGCCGTTAGTTTGGGAGTTCACCGACGAAAAGGCCGCCAAGCCCGAAGTGAAACCGCGACCGGGCACGGTGACAAAGTTCGTCGTCCAGGGGGCGCCGGTACAGGACGACGAACACAACGCGTGTTACGCGATCAGCCCCGACGGCAAAGTGCTGGCCATTGGCAAGGCGGGACAGCTCGACTCGGACCGCGAAGTTCAACTGTGGGAGCTGAAGACGGGCGTGAAGGTCAACGCACTCAAACCGCTCAAGGGCGGCGTCATTCACCCCGGCAACTGCGGGAACATCCACTTCGCTCCGGACGGGAAGACCCTCGTCGTTTTCACGGCGACCAAGCACCTGGGCAACAACAAGTGGGAAAACGAGCAACTCGTCACCGTGTGGGACGTGAAGACGAGCAAGGAAAAAGTCCGGTTCAAGGCCCCGCGGCCGGCGGCGAACCCGCGACCGGCGGTGAACGTCTTCAGCACGGCCCTCGCGATCGGGTTGGAGAGCGGCGACACAAGTATGTGGGATCTGACGACCGGTAAGGAGCGCACCCTTGCTACCGAGCACAAGAGCAAAAAGCCCGATGGCGGATACGGCACCTTCTGCCTGGCGTTCGCCCCCGACGGGAAAACACTCGCGACCGGGGGCCGTGACCACGTCACCAAGTTGTGGGACCTGGCATCGGGCAAGCTCGTTTACTCGCTCACGGACCACGAATGGGTGGAAGCGCTCGCCTTCGACTCGAGCGGAAAGCGGCTCGCCTCTGCGGGACAGAGTGGATTGATCCGGCTGAGGGACACCGCGACTGGCGCCAACGCGTGTCCGTTGCCCGGCCACACGCAAGCCGTTTGGAGCGTCGCGCTGAACCGTGACGGTTCTCGTGCGGTCACCGCCGCACGGGACGGCACCCTGCGTTTCTGGGACGTGGCCGCGGGCACCGAGCAGCGATCGATCCCGGTCGGCGCTCAGGGGCTCACTCTCAGCCCGGACGGGAAGACCGTACTGGCGGCCACCGAGGAAGGCAAATTGCGCACCTGGGACCGCGCGACCGGGCGCGAGACGACCCCCGCGAACCTGCCGGTGGATATGAAGAGCCGGCACCTGTCCTTCACCCCGGACGGAAAGCACCTGATCGCCGCAGGCGGGCCGCAAGTGACCGTGTTCGACTGGCCGGGGTTAAAGGTTGTTCGCGCCATCGACTTGCCGAAGCCGGGCACGCGGGCGGTGCCGGGTCCGGTAGAGGGCGAGAACCACTGCGATACGGCCGCGGTATCGCCCGACGGAAAATGGCTCGTGACGGTGGCCCACAGGTATTGGTTCAGGGAGCGCGACGGGCTTCACTACGGTTACGCAGCGGACGGGATCGTGGACCTGTGGGATCTTGCCACCGGCACGCGCACCCGCCGATTGGCCGAGGCCGAGGGAACCTTCCGCTCGGGCACGTTCACGGCGGACGGGCGGTTCGTACTGGTCGGCGCGGGGGGCGTCGTCTTCCGGCCGGACGGGTCAGCGGGCGAAACGTTCAAGGGTGAAATGAACCTGCTCGATCCCGTCTCGGGAACGCACGTGCGGGGTTTTGAGGTGCCGCCGGCCGCGGCGAGCGTGAGTTTCCGTTACAGCGGCGCGTCCGCACTCGCGCCGGACGGGCACACGCTCTACGTTTCCTACAACACGGGCGAGATCATCGGCTACGAAGTGGCGACCGGGCGCGCCCGGCGCACGCTGCTCGGGCACCGGGGCTACATCGGCGGGCTGGCGTTCAGTGGCGACGGGCGGCGTCTGATCTCGGGGAGCCACGACGGAACGGCACTCGTGTGGGACGTGACGCTGACGGGCGCCACCGCCCCGCGGCCCACGCCCCTGACCGAAGCCGAAGTGGAGAAACTGTGGCAGACCGCGGGTCGAGATGACGCGAAAACCGCGTTTGCCGCTCAGGTCGAACTATTAGCCAGCCCGGACGAGGCCCTGAAGCTCCTCAGCCGAACCCTCAAGCCGGCACCGGTGCCGACCGACGCGGCACTGGACCGGATTTTCACCGACCTCGATTCGGACGTGTTCGACACCCGTGAGAAGGCGTCGAAGGAACTGGACGAATACGCCGAGGGGGCCGTTCCGGACGTGCGCAAGCGACTGGAAGCGAAGCCGTCGGCCGAGGTCCGTCAGCGCGCGGACGCGTTCCTCAAACGGTTCGACGGGCCGGCTCTTTCTCCGGCCCGCCTCCAGCAGACCCGCGCCGTGGAACTGCTAGAAGCGCTCGGCACACCGGCCGCCAAGAAGCAGTTGACCGAGTTGGCATCTGGCGCGAGTCACGCGCCACTGACCCGTGACGCACGGGCCGCGCTGAAGCGGCTCGGACAACCGTGA
- a CDS encoding cation diffusion facilitator family transporter has protein sequence MPTIDTRELYRYGRRAALLGCAVGLSLGIIKLAAGHYGHSAALVADAVHSLGDALLSGAVWAVFHWAERPADPEHPYGHARAEAVAGSCISLVLILSALVAGGQASHAFRSPHPEPPSGFTLIVAVVSFVTNETLYRFNRRVARRTGSAALAATAWDQRLDALTAVGILLALAVARIGGPDWAVADHIAGLCVAVVIFFAGARLFRDSVNELMDAQADPAIVDSVRRVAETVAGVTGVEKLLVRKAGLEFFVDVHIEVNPEVTVREGHAIAHAVKDRIMEQVTAVKDVLVHIEPSPAPPPDSPG, from the coding sequence ATGCCGACCATCGACACGCGCGAGTTGTACCGCTACGGTCGTCGGGCCGCCCTCCTGGGATGCGCCGTCGGGCTGTCGCTCGGCATCATCAAACTGGCGGCCGGGCACTACGGACACTCGGCCGCTCTCGTCGCCGATGCGGTCCACTCGCTCGGCGACGCGCTCCTGTCCGGTGCCGTCTGGGCGGTGTTCCACTGGGCCGAGCGCCCCGCCGACCCGGAGCACCCCTACGGGCACGCCCGCGCCGAAGCTGTGGCCGGTTCGTGTATCTCGCTGGTGCTGATCCTGTCCGCCCTCGTCGCCGGCGGGCAGGCGTCCCACGCGTTCAGGTCCCCGCACCCGGAACCGCCGTCCGGCTTTACGTTGATTGTGGCCGTCGTGAGCTTCGTTACAAACGAGACCCTGTACCGCTTCAACCGCCGTGTCGCCCGGCGCACCGGTTCGGCGGCGCTGGCCGCAACCGCCTGGGACCAGCGACTGGACGCGCTCACGGCGGTCGGCATCCTCCTGGCGCTGGCCGTGGCCCGGATCGGCGGGCCGGACTGGGCGGTGGCGGACCACATCGCCGGCTTGTGCGTCGCCGTGGTCATCTTTTTCGCGGGCGCGCGCCTGTTCCGGGACAGTGTGAATGAACTAATGGACGCCCAGGCGGACCCGGCCATCGTCGATTCGGTCCGGCGCGTGGCCGAGACGGTGGCCGGGGTGACCGGGGTGGAGAAGCTGCTCGTGCGAAAGGCCGGGTTGGAGTTTTTCGTGGACGTTCACATTGAAGTGAACCCGGAAGTGACGGTCCGCGAGGGACACGCCATCGCCCACGCGGTCAAAGACCGGATCATGGAACAGGTGACCGCCGTCAAGGACGTTCTCGTTCACATCGAACCGTCCCCGGCCCCGCCGCCCGACTCACCCGGATGA
- a CDS encoding phosphate signaling complex PhoU family protein: MPVQKMLDELNELRHDVLELAHSVENAVTDVHEPHLDRIDRAERCRQMVAHCQRLLVLYQPVAADFRQVMSILEIAAEYERVANQASAIAEWTDSPSALAVPLLAALQRIAEAETQLCQLALEVAAQRTPTAIRRVWRAYTELTDLVAIFTDRLTGAMKADPMAVEPGIGLFALVQSFRRIADAAVEFAEGGHLTPENSNDRSYSDGAWPRSASSFPSAV, translated from the coding sequence ATGCCCGTACAGAAAATGCTCGACGAACTGAACGAACTCCGTCACGACGTCCTCGAACTGGCGCACAGCGTCGAGAACGCTGTCACGGACGTCCACGAACCTCATCTGGACCGCATCGATCGGGCCGAGCGGTGTCGGCAGATGGTGGCACACTGTCAACGCCTTCTGGTCCTGTATCAACCGGTCGCGGCCGATTTCCGGCAGGTGATGTCGATTCTGGAAATCGCTGCCGAGTACGAGCGGGTCGCGAATCAGGCGAGTGCGATCGCGGAATGGACGGATTCGCCGTCCGCGCTAGCCGTTCCGCTTCTCGCCGCGCTTCAGCGGATCGCTGAGGCGGAAACGCAACTCTGTCAGCTCGCACTGGAGGTCGCCGCACAGCGGACCCCGACCGCGATCCGCCGAGTGTGGCGGGCATACACCGAACTTACCGATCTCGTGGCGATCTTCACGGACCGGCTGACCGGGGCCATGAAAGCTGACCCAATGGCGGTCGAGCCGGGCATCGGCCTGTTCGCTCTCGTTCAGTCCTTCCGGAGGATCGCAGACGCCGCCGTCGAGTTTGCAGAGGGCGGGCACTTAACTCCCGAGAACTCGAACGATCGTTCGTATTCGGACGGCGCGTGGCCGCGATCGGCATCATCGTTCCCGAGCGCCGTTTAA
- a CDS encoding aminotransferase class V-fold PLP-dependent enzyme — protein MLTSRARKRDFPSLEGKAYLNSAAEGIPPLAVGEALQQYFSDKQLGMDGRERHTEQWNAVRALAAEFYGLTPAEIGICSCSSEAYNLAALALKLKKGDEVVVNDLDFPAGATPWLQPACPATPRVWRSLEGALRIEDLVPLLNPKTRLVTVSLVSFYNGFRITLPEVVAAVRKRSAALLAVDVTQALGRVPLDLTGADLIVGSTHKWILASHGGGLVGVPAARAAEWTAPAGGWFNLEDAFGPKRFEKAVSKPGAASFSVGMPNYAAVYAVRAGLEYIRGVGVKAIDEAARPLVMNCLAELKSLPVELLTPDEPEHIAGILAFKHPKAEEVHAKLLAANVHVMSHAGRLRVSIHGYNTEGDVEKLLRELKSALK, from the coding sequence ATGCTCACTTCGCGGGCACGCAAGCGCGACTTCCCGTCGCTCGAAGGCAAAGCGTATCTGAACAGCGCCGCAGAGGGCATCCCGCCGCTGGCCGTGGGCGAGGCCCTCCAGCAATACTTTTCGGACAAGCAACTCGGCATGGACGGTCGGGAGAGACACACCGAGCAGTGGAACGCCGTCAGGGCGCTCGCCGCAGAGTTCTACGGCCTCACCCCGGCGGAAATCGGCATCTGCTCCTGCTCATCCGAAGCGTACAACCTCGCCGCGCTCGCGCTGAAGCTGAAGAAGGGCGATGAGGTGGTCGTCAACGACCTCGATTTCCCCGCCGGCGCGACGCCGTGGCTCCAGCCCGCGTGCCCGGCCACCCCGCGCGTCTGGCGGAGCCTGGAAGGGGCGCTGCGGATCGAAGACCTCGTGCCCCTACTGAACCCAAAAACGCGCCTCGTCACGGTCTCGCTCGTCAGCTTCTATAACGGGTTCCGGATCACGCTCCCGGAAGTGGTCGCCGCCGTGCGCAAGCGCTCCGCCGCGCTCCTGGCGGTGGACGTGACTCAGGCGCTCGGCCGCGTCCCACTCGATTTGACCGGCGCGGACCTGATCGTGGGCAGCACCCACAAGTGGATCCTGGCGTCACACGGCGGCGGGTTGGTGGGCGTGCCCGCGGCGCGGGCCGCGGAGTGGACCGCGCCGGCCGGCGGGTGGTTCAACCTGGAAGACGCCTTCGGCCCCAAACGGTTCGAGAAGGCGGTCAGCAAACCGGGCGCGGCGAGCTTCAGCGTCGGGATGCCGAACTACGCCGCCGTGTACGCGGTCCGCGCCGGACTCGAATACATTCGCGGCGTGGGCGTCAAGGCCATCGACGAGGCCGCCCGCCCGCTCGTGATGAATTGTCTCGCGGAACTCAAGAGCTTGCCGGTGGAGTTGCTCACACCGGACGAACCGGAACACATCGCCGGAATCCTCGCGTTCAAGCACCCGAAGGCCGAGGAGGTCCATGCGAAGTTGCTCGCTGCGAACGTTCACGTGATGAGCCACGCCGGGCGCCTCAGGGTCTCGATCCACGGCTACAACACCGAGGGCGATGTGGAGAAGCTGCTGAGGGAGTTGAAGTCGGCGCTCAAGTAG